The DNA region ATATCCTTGTATAAAGTTGATGACTTTAGAACCTCATAATCGCCCTTATTGCCTCGAAATCCCGCTACAATACTCAAAATTTTCGATGAGGAATCTACCACTATTTGAGCAGCAATTCTGTCTTCTTGAACTTCATCGTTTGGTGACTTGGGCACATGGCTTTTTGGAACAATTTTGAACCTTGCGCAATCAAGTACTCCACAGCAATTTGGCAATCCGGTAAGGCTTTGGAACGCTGTGGCCACGGATTCGAGCTCGTTTGGGGCCGGGAAAGTGACCCAGAATCGAAAATCAGTGCATAAGACACGGCACAATTGCTTGGTGCAGAATTTTGCTACGGACTCCGAGACACCAAACTGCTTGGAAAGCTGGCGGTAATCGGAGCCGGTGGCTATGCGAAACAGGCCGAGACCGAGCCGAAGCTCTGCAGAGAGGTTTAAGGGTGAACCGGAGGGATCGCGGCACTCCAGTAAAGGTTCGAGCAAGCCGGAGAGCCATTCGAAGGTTGAGGAGTTCATTCTGAAGCAATTCTTGAACGAGTCGGGGCTACGATTCGGTCCGAATTCAACCCGGACTTCACCGAGTCCTAGGTTTTCTTTGTCATCTGTAGGTCTAGAATCTCTTTCAGGTAAATGGATTCGCTTGCGTTTTCGGGAAGTAGATAGGAGGGTGAGAGAAGCGGAGATTTCTTGGGAGAAGAAGAAGTGGTGGATGAGAGGTAAAAAATTTGCATTGGAATTGGAATAGAAATTACGATGGGAATTAGAATTGTTATCGGACGTAAGGGAGAGGGGATTGGAGCAAGGGAAGAGAAGTAGAAGGAGCATGAGGAGTTCGGAGATCAAGGAGGAGAGTAAAGCTGCCAATTTCCGGGACTCCATTTAGAGGCAGATTTGATTTTCTCGGGAATCGAGGTATGGAGTTGTCGTGTGAAGGGTTGAGTGCGGGCAAATGGACGTGAAACAAAGGGCACATCTGATCTGGGTGTAGAGGCAGATCGTGCGGTccctttattcttcttcttgtcTTTTTTAGCTGCAATAAAAATCTTCATTCCGGGGTCGGGGACACGTATAACGTGCGACTGTTTTGGAAGTTTTGATTGGTCtactttcctctttttcccATTTTGTTGCAGTTGTTTCAGTGAAGTTTAAAGGACTTGACTTTTTAACCTTagaagttttacaaaaatattcctCCTCTAAACCAATATTGTgtacaaaatattatgaaaaatgttgTATGATTATCATTTTCCAATATCTAAACTCTAAAATTCTCTTTTTATTCATTAAGTATAAGTGATTGGtgtttttcatctaatctaatAAGTAGATACTATCTAtgttgataaaagaaaaaccttCTCATCAGTCACTGCTTTGTATCATCTGTTGCACACCTTATGTGAAAAGtagctttcatttttttttatttcttttgagttttgaaCCGGTTCTTACTTTACAACCTCCCCCCTCCCTTCCCCCCTCCCAGGGGCCGAAACTCAACCTCCATAGTCTATTGAAGCCATGTACGGCGGTTATGTTGGAGACCGGAGATTGAAGATTGGAGAGAGAGCTTGATGAGATGTTGAGAAGAGAGATTGAAGTGATGAGAGAGGGAGAAAGGGGGTCggatgagaagaaaataaaaaatttaaaagaatttaaaaagagaaagagggCTCTGATAAGATGAGAGAGAGtttgaaaatagagagagatgagGGTCTAATGAGATTGAggtgaggagagagagtttTATGAGATTGAAGAGAgttgaggagagagagtgaaatgatgagagagagagagagtcaaatgaggaaaaaagaaaaaattgaaaagaaattgaagagagagagggtccgatgagttgagagagtttgaggagagagagagtttattGATAGAGGAGGGTTCGAGgtcaggagagagagagagagagagagagagagagagagagagagagagagagagagagagagagagagagagtttgatgagagagggagagattgaAAAGAgttgaggagagagagtgagatGATAAGTTATTTTGTATAAAGTATAGAATGTGGTTATCTACAGTAACCGATCTGTAAAATTACTCGTTGATAGGCAATGAAATGAAACAACTCACTTACTCACAAAACATGCTTCTTTTATGAATAACACCATTAAGTAGAGACATCAATATCCATATTTTATTCTACCTAAAATCTTGCTGGATACTAATTTGTAATTGcattgacattattattggcTTACATTACGAATACAATTTGTTCTGttctgccaaaaaaaaaaaaatactaaattagaCAGCAACAACATCAGCCCATTAGCCCACGCAAGATCTGCTGGATCTCAAGTGCATGTTCAGTGAAGTGTGTAAACAACAAATTGGGCTGTGTCGGAGTATCAGAGCCAGACCCAAAAAAGAGACCAACCCAATCCAACCTCCCCATTGGCACTTTCACATCACATACCACAGATCACTGCACTCTCCCTCATCCATTGCTCCTGTGCCTCTGTCGACTTTCTTCTATGAACCTATTCTCTCTCTGAAACAAGATATAGTAACTGAACGAAGATGAAGACTCAGAATCTGGGAGAAGGAGAGAGGGAGATTAGAAACGAGTCGCAAACGTTTCCAAATCTGGCTCAAACTGCGACCTTTTTCTCTTTGTCCGGAACCCCAATTTGAACGCgcatcctctcttttttctctctcggGGCCTCAGGTTCTTTTTCCTCATCCCTGTAATTCTTCTTACGGTTACCATTATAGTAtcttgttttatattttgacTTTTGGCTTTTATTCGTTTGTTTGAAGGGATCCGATTGACCCATCTAATTTTGTTTATTccatttatatttgaaaatttcgTTTTTTTCGTAGTATATTCATGTTAGGCAAACCAACCCCCCTCCtcctctctaaaaaaaaaaaaattgctgttGTTGAGATTTTGAGACTTGTGATGCTGAATCTAGTAATTTTATCGCCTTAAATGATGCTATGTTGAAGTGGGCATATTTGGAGCTTTGCTAGTTGAAGGAGTGCTGCAAGTGCGGGCGATCTTTACaaagcgtttttttttttttttttgttggtatcATGTTATGAGATTTGTGATTTGATAATGCAGATTACTACTCTTTCATGCTCtgtctttaaaagaaaaaattaaaatgttagggtagaaaagtttgaatttttaagacGGTTCACGTATTATCTGGGGCTctagttacttataaaaaaaaaaaaaaaattgtctgcGGCTCTACTATTAGAACCATTATTGTACAATGGCCCTGTTATTTCTCCCCATTTAGGAATACAATAACTATTTCAAAGTGTCATGTCCTAGCAATTCGTTTTTTCTGGCATTtaaagatctctctctctctctgtgcccGTCTCTTTGTCTCTCTGTGGCTTTGGAATGTATTTTAGGCTTTGGTAACTATAATGGTGGAGTTGTCTCAGGTCAATGTTGTATGGGTTCGTAAATTGTGTTTTCCTGTCACTGAAAAATGCAAGGTGGGTTAAGTCCTTGCGATGGCAGCTTCACCTTACGTTGCTGCATCTTTTGGTTGCCTTTTTAACATTCCCTGACGTGCTATTTCCCTATCTGGTTCAGCtactttctttcattatttgatATCCAAAATTCCAAATATATACAGCTATATTGACCTTCTTTGGTCCCTTGTTTTTGAGACACAAACTTGGGTTTGATTTGTATCCTTTTGCTACTGGTAGGATTCCTTCCATATGTGCCCAAGAAGCGTTTGACATGAACCAGCATTTGCATCGGAAACTGGAATTTTGTTTAGCATCCTAGAAACTTCTGGTGGAATAAACTCACCCTGATGCAAGGACAGGGATTACCTTTTACCACTCTGAAGTTGATATTAGGCAGGGTTTTGTTTCTTAGAGCACTGGTATGAGTCATCAGACTTCTCTGAATAACACGCTAGATCCTGTAGAAAGAGCGTTGTCAAATTATAGGGTATCTTCTGGTGAGACAACATTTGTGAACACAAGTACTCACGATGTTCTGAGCTTTAGTGGCTGGAATACAGGTGAACCCAGCTCTAGACTGAATCCACAAAATCAAGTGAATGGTGATGGGTTTAAAATTGAACATGGGTGGTCTTCTTCGCTAAATGTACATTCTGGGGCCAGCCCAAGGTTGGAGGAAGGGCGACTTGAAGTAAATAATATCCTTTTTCCTGGGAGAGTTAATATTGGCCTTGGTGGCAGTCGGATTAGAAGTGGGCCTTTGTTCATGGAAGGCTCCAGCTCTAATAATGTCCCTCAGAATGTGAATCTAAATGAAGGATATGCGGGTAATAGTGGGAATAGTGGTGGGGGCATAGAATCTGGTCTAGGCCCTCATCGTAACAAGTCAAGTGGAGCAGAAATAGAGCAGACATCTTCTGCTTGTGGTTCATCTACTTATATTGAGACTTCATCTGGAAGCTCCAGCTACATGGTGGAGGACAGTACTGGTGGCTCAGGTTCTTCTTTGGGGACTTGGGGTTTATCCTGCAAGCGAAAGGCCCTTGAAGGTACTTCTGGGCAGTCTTATCCTGGTGGAAGTTCTAACTCCTTTCCACAGGCTGAAAATGCTGGATGGCGTGGTGGCTCTGGTGGTTATAGTTCTTCTAACAGTCTATTTATACTCTCCCAGGATTCTTCTGATGTTAGTCCTTCTGAACAGCAGAACCTAAGCATTGGGATTGGTATAAGAGGAGGGGCTTCTGATGCCTTTCCTTCTTCAAGTGTTATGGGTAATGCAGAAATCCCCTTCAGAAATTTTGTTAGGAGACCAAGTTCTGGAAATCAGCAGGAAGCTTTACCACTGAATTTATCTTCAACAGGGAGTAATAGGCATTCTCATTTTTTCTCCTCTCATGAATCACCTAGATCTGCTCCATTTGGTGATTCTCTGGACCTGAGACCTGCAGCAGTAACATCAGCAAGTTTGGGTGGTCCCCAAAGCCATTCTCATGCTATGCATGATCCTGGTTTGTCAGGAATCACACATCCTTTCCATTGGAATGGGGCTTCCACTTCAAGAGTGAGTGGATTTTCAAATTCTCTCAACTCTAGAGAAAGAGGCTCTTCATTAAGAGAAGAACCAAACTTAAGAAGCATCACAAGAAACGCTACAGTGCACCCCATGTTTGAACCTGCAACTGATGTGAGAAATTCTGTAAATGATCCAACAAGTTGGAGTTTGGCTTCTAGAAATATTGGCAATTCTGATGGAGTTACTTCCACTACTAGAGCTGGCGCCAGTTCAAGCATCCATATGTGGCCTAATTCTACCTGGATTCCGCACCACAATCCCCCGGCACAAAATCAGCTAAGACCATCTGAGTCCCCATGGTCTTTGTTTCCCCCCATTGACTCGGAATCTGGAGGTCGTAGTGGTCATTTTACCTCATTACCTTCAggcccttcttcttcttcacaagATGCAGTGAGGTCATCTGGATCTAATGGCCAGGGCCATCACCAACAATATCCAAGGTCTGCATTTCTTATGGAAAGACAAACTGATGATATTCTTGGTATGCCCCATTCTTTGCGAGCTTTAGCTGTTGACATTGAAGGGAGACGACGACTAATATCTGAGGTTTGTATTCTAATGTTTCTCTCCCCTCTCCATGTTAACTTTTTTGGTGTCTATATTGCTTAGAGGCTAtgctttttttataagtgcttAGAGGCTATGTTCTTGTGATCAATCTTTTACCATGTTTTGTATTCATGTATCAACTATTACTGGTGTGCTCATGAAATGTACAAAGTTTTCTTTAGATGTATAATATTCTCTTATACTAGCTGTTAGGTTGGGTTTgggtagtgagaagtgttgtgaatggtagtaaaaaagtagatgaaaagtaataatataatattgaatagtagtaaaaagtaatgaataataattaaaagtaggtgaaaagtaataataaagtaataaatagtagtggagTATGCTGAGAATACCTGAGGTACTTTCAGTACCCAACCACAGTCTTAAACTCTCTCGTACTCTCGgtgtgtgtatgtgtggatCTTCGCATTGGTAATGTGCCTGGTAGTAATGGTACAGTTGCATATGTTTGAACTCCCTAAGAGTTTTTTCCCTTGTTTCTATAAATCTTTAGAAAATGTTTGGACGTTCTTCAGGAAATTTTATTCATCCTGATATTATGTTGGCCTAGAAAAGTAAACTAAGAATTTCCATCTTCGTAACTAGCTTTTATCTGCAACTTATGGTCTTGGGTTGAACCACTGTAGATGGGTTTAAAgctttttagtttagttttgtaGTTTTAAATGAGTAAAAAAGTGAACATTGATCCACACAGATGTAGGATATCATACATCTCAGTTCAGTGCAAGTTTTCTCAATTGataatttaagcatatcaaagCAAGACAGACTCCATTTAACTATAGTTAATCTAGGACAAAGCAGACCTACCCTTGGATTACCCATCACTCTGGTGGTGCCCTTTGGATGTTGGGTGAGGAGCACCTGGAGCTATCTCCTTGTATCCATACCCCAAACACCCCTGAAACTGCTCCAACGTCTTAAGAAATTGGGCTGGATtatcttgtaattttttatttgccaACACACATTTTCAAAGAAAAGCTTGCTGCATGGTTCATCAAAGTttggttgaaattgagagtaTTGAATTTATTCAGTCTTTGTTGTGTACAATCAACGATTTGAGCTATTGGCTTGTTCGGGtatctaatttaaatttataaaatacttgTTTCAACTTTTAGCTCTGGGGTCTTAAGCAAGTATTTTACAAGGGAGTGAGAAGTCTGTGGTGTATTTGAAGATGTTCTTTCTAAACACTCTTTACCAATAGCTGGCGGTCTACACTGGGGTAACACCCACTGTCTTTGATACAATTTATCTTatcagaaaaaaatgaataatctcTTCACCAGTTATGCGTTGCAACTAATGGtagactaaaaaagaattaTGAGTATGTTGTTGGTGCATGGATGATCAGCGAACGATTATACTGGAATGGATTATTATCTCATTGTCTTCTTACTTTGATATGCTTTTGTTGTAAAGCTGCTGGCTTGACTATGTGAACCGTGAGCTACCTTTTATGGCTATGGCATATGGTCCACTGTTGGGTATCATGTGTAGCACATGTAGAGTACTTTCTTATGGATGACATATACGCAAGATGCTCGCATACATTTAGTTTTGCAAACTCCCTGCCTCCCATCACACCTTAACACTTAAATTCTCCTTCTTATCCTTATGTTTGATCAACTCCCACTATTGGGAGAAAATTAAATATGAACTTGAGAAGAAGCATATTGGACCACATGCTTTGTGTACCTTTCATTTACACTTAAAACAATTTTCCTTATGATTCGGCATACTCAAGCTGCCAGCAGATCCTTGCACTTGTGAGTAAGACAATTGACATGATAGCTCTTTAGGCACGCACCTAGTTAGGACTGACTAAGATGCTCTGTTGATCCAGAAAAATGCTTAGTACGTGCTTGCCATTTGACACATGCTATGGCTTTGGCTAACATTTAAACTTCATATTGGTGATATGCCAGGACTATATGTTTTTTGACCCGTTCATATATCATGGCATGGCTGATGTGCATGACATGCACAGGGATATGAGGCTTGATGTTGATAACATGTCTTATGAggtatgaaaagaaaaattattttccatCGGCAATTCTAGTAGAAATTGTTCTCTTGATACAAACGGTTTGGATTTTAGGAACTGCTGGCATTGGAAGAACGCATTGGAGATGTGAGCACTGGACTGAGTGAGGATAGCATTTTCAAGTTAATGAAACAGCGGAAACATTTAACTGTTGCACCAAATCCTCCAGACTTGGAACCATGCTGTATCTGTCAGGTATGAGCTATCTCCATCTCTACTCTGTGTgcacgtattttttttttaaatttattaaaccgCTATATTTCTACCTTCTGTTTTCCTTTTCATCTCTTAAGTAGACTGCCGTCTTGGATTGCCGTAATTTTGTTTACACTGCTTGAACCTTTGTGGCAGGAGGAATATGCCGATGGGGATGGTCTTGGGACACTAGATTGTGGGCATGATTTCCACACCGATTGCATCAAACAGTGGCTAATGCAGAAGAATTTATGCCCCATTTGTAAAACGACAGCCCTGTTGACATGAGAGGGATGATGACATTGTCTAATCCGTGAAATGATTATTTCCTTGCACATGAATCAACAAACCCATAATTGGGTTGATAATAACTTAAACATACCTTTCTTTCTGAACGCAGTTTTCTTGTTCACGAACTGCATATGAAGACGAAAAGGTGTAGTTATCtgtaaaaggggaaaaaaaaatgctactttAGTATAAAGGATTTGTCTATACCTTAGCAACGAATACGTTCATATCTTCATGCgaattatatatacattaaaAGTATATTTGTCCCATTACGAAGCATTGAAAATGGTACTGGAAATAAGAATTTAACTTTTTCCGTTATAACTATCAGATTGGTTAGATTTTAATTTGGCTCGTCTCCATTATATGGTGTGATGATCTCCTTGTTGGAATTGAATTTCGAAGATAATTTATCGTATAATTTCTTTAGAACTTACTCAGTTTTGGTATAAGATATGCTGGTCTTGTTGATGAATATGCAAGATGAGTTATTTGTGATGTGATTAAGAGGGCTAGGTGTGTTGAGACTAGGAGGCTTGCATTAGGTTGCATGCATAGCTTGGGTAGTGAGGCGATGAGCATCCAAGATAAGTGCTACTAGAGAAATCTCATAACAAGATGATACGTTTTTAAAAAGTAGGAGTGGAGGCACCATTCATAGTGGTGGTAGGCAATGAACATtttatttaggaatttatttattttaatatgtttattctattttctagttcggcaatgctacatacagtcgtggaattgtaaatgtcgcgcaatcgttttgaaaaagagtggggttcacgattaaaaagttaatttttttttttcatgtgggtcttatattaattcatttttttcaaagcgactgtacgccgcttgcacaaccacgactgcaaatatcatttctctttctagtttaatttttagtttgttttctttattttagacATTTAATGTTGTTTCTCTAAAGTTAGGATTCTTAAAACTAAGGAGTGGATTATGAGTGAGATTTAGATCTAGGGAAGAGATGAGAATGCATGTGGCGCCAATCCTAGGGGAGAATTCCTATTTATAGTTTGCTTGCTTGTTTATTCatcaattaatgttttattcaatgaatgataattttcttttcaattcttttaagAAATAAGTGTTAGTTTGAACTAGTCTTGATTTTTACTAACAAATTTACTTGGATCTTTGTGTTGCCTTGAGGTAACCTTAGATCTAGCCAACTAACAATCAACAAACCTAGATCTAATCACTCAACACACCAAACACaagtgagtgagagtgagaCTTCCATTACTTGTTCAAAGATCCATGATTTTATAGAGTTATATATtcgtttgtatgtatatatatcttctCATTGTTCATGTGCCCATTTGCACGggatttctttaataaatatctCTGGTCAGAAATAATTTCTTCCAAATTATCGTTCACCTCTAAATGGCGAATTAAATAATCTAGATTCctgaaaaaatataagaaaataaaaagtttcaaaGATTAAATTTCGGCCAAGACCTTTGTTTTGAACATGTCAAAACGCGATAGGCTTCAAAAGGAAATTAaggcaggagagagagagagagagagagagagagagagagagagagagagagagagagagagagagagagagagagagagagagagagagagagagagagagagagagagagagagaggagaagttATACCAGTGGTAGATAGGCAATTTAAGTTTTAGATCTTGAGTGCATGCTAGAGGCAAAGCCTCTATGGTTAATTAATACAGTTCTTCTACAGCCAGTCGGTGGCTGCAAACGGCATGCAATCGgctaattatattatagtttgttttatttttcttattcaattctTATGCCACGTCAgccttatattatatttttaaaaaaaatgtagaaaagtTCAAATGTTGGTGTGTTCTTCAAGTTTCGCTGAAGCGAAAATGGAACTCTCAATTGGAAACCAACCCAGACAACAAATCAGAAACCAACCCAGACAACAAATCGGGGCATCTTCTTCATGCAATACTCTCAATCGGAAACCAACTCAGacaacaaatctcaaaagatcttaaaaaaaagaaaccaccAAAACTGTCCCAAGAACTGAAAAACGTCCAACCAACCCGCAATGAAAACAACCCATCTTCAACAATACACAGAGGACAACATGTGGTACAAGGAGAGACTTACCACACGAACTCAGCACCAAAAACCAGATACCAACAACAAACCAATTTCATAAACCGCGCAACAAAGGCGCATGGGTGAAGATATGAACAGTACACAAGCataatcatctaatctcatcGGCACCCATATTTTAGCTTTGCGTAGAGAGCCACTTTCCTCGTGCGATGGGGAAAATCTCTGTATGAACACTGGTGCTCCGACCTCCTCCTCTAGAGTTAGTGTGCCGTTGTGAGGGGAGGCTTGAGGGCTTGGGAACTACCGGTACGATGATGGAGAGCGGGTGAGAAGTGGGTCTTGGCGCAAGGGTGGCCTAAATTTGTAAGGGGTTTCAcacaaagagaaagaagagggaGAAAGGGCGGTCGACGGCGTGACTGAGGGgagaattagagagagagatagagagggtGCCGTTTTGATTTTTGATCTTTAAAGGTTGAAACACAGAGATAGAGATAGAGACGGTGccgttttaattttttccacaTCAACACCGTTTGCATAGCGCTTGCACGTCTCGACTACATCtagacttttttttaattaataacggCTACATcttgattttgtggtgtttcaTGAATATCTATCATTAAAAGAAGAAGCTGCAAAAACTAATTGGCTTGGATGTTGTGTTAGCAACACAATCCCAACCTaatctcactacaacaaaactgCCCTTTTTTCACGAGTTCTTTTTCCACTATATAAGTTTATGAAAAATACTTCCTATTGTTACAAATCTTGtttgtggaaaaaaatatttgtttttatcacTACTTCAAGTTCCACGATTTTGAAATAGTGGGTAAAACTATCTTTTGCGGCTACACAATAGCGCCACAAATAAGTTGGAATATTTTTCACTGAAATACGTTTGACGATGCAATTTTGTGAGTAAAATTAACTTTTTGCGGCGAGTTTTTGTCGCCGCAAATGAACACTTTAATCTCCACCGTTCGATAAAACCCTAATTTCCCTTATTACTTTCTCCACTCTTCCTCCTGCCCCACGGACGCAGCCTTCCCCTTAtttccttctcttctctcttctctgcCCCTTGCCCTCTGTTCTTTCTCTCCCCCACCCCCCGGCACACAACCTCAGGCCCTCACCCAATCACTCTCTTCTCCGTTCTCTGCCCCCTGCCCTCGCCCTTTCCTCTGTTCTTTCTCTCCCCCACCCCCCGGCACACGGCCTCAGGCCCTCACCCAGTCACTCTCTTCTCCGTTCTCTGCCCCCTGCCCTCGCCCTTTCCTCtattctctgtctctctctctctctctctctctctctctctctctctctctctctctctctctctctctctctctacaaatCTCGATCTCACCCTGTGACAGTCCCCCATCTCACCCTGACGGCCTGACCCAGTTCCCTTGACCCTGATCCAGTCCCCTTGACTCTCGTCTCTCTCTTGCCGAGTCGCCGCAAGACCTCACGCTGATCCAGTAACCACCCTCGCAGGCCGCGGTCGACACGGTAAgcctctctttctcttctccctTCGTCTTATCTCTTTGTTTAAAATGTAAATCTGTGTAATCTTGCGATGATATCTTGTATaaaatttgtttgattttgtgATGATATAGTTGTGTAAAATTTGTGTAATGTTGTGATGATATGATTGTGTAAAATCTGTGTGATATTGTGATGATATGGTTTTGTAAAATCTGTGTAATGTTGCGATGATATGATTTTGTAAAATCTGTGTAATATTGTGATGATATAGTTGTATAAAATTTGTGTAATTTTGTGATGATGAGTTTGTATAAAATCTGTGTAATTTTGTGATGATGATGTCCATTTTATGTTATTCAGGATGCAGTAGAGGTGATTTTCTGTCAATTTCTTTCAAATGGGTATGTAGAAGGACTGATTCCTTTCATATATGCACCTATTTAAGTCCTAATCAGtccttcattttttaaatggCAGCCAAACTTTCAATTTAAGAttgtgtttaaatattaaagtgGGAATTAATAACATGCTCTTTCTAAATTACGTTTTACTTTTTATTGGAATTAACTTGGATTTGGTTTTATGCTACCCTCAGGAGCAAAAGGCCATATTGGAGAATGAGGCCCTGCCCCTGCACAAACAGGTGAGAATTAAACTTGATTCAACTATGCATGCATACACATCATATTAgtgttatgttatgcttttgGATGTCAGAAATAAATGGAACTTGATTTGGTGTTAGATTAGTGTTGGATTGGATTTGATTGTGTATGGAGGAAGGGTTGTATTGGTCCATTGGGACAATCGTGTAGCCATGACAGAAGAGATCAATTCTGATGTGTAGTGTGGGCAGTTTTAGGGGTGAAGTAGTCAACAACATGATGGTTTTGTTATGATCCTATAATTATATAGATGGCTGTATATCTTTTTGGGAAGGTGTTTACAAATGGCCCTCAAAACCTTTTCTGTGTGAACTGATTACTTGATTATTCTATACAGGTTCCACAAATGGATGGGATATCTTCTTCACTTGGTGCACAGTTACTGATGACACACTCTATGATACCACTAGCATGCATTTAGAAGGGCTCGAGATTGGTTCCAGCAATGTTGGTATCAAAGCTAACAAAGTAAGTTACCAACTTTGCTTTAGATCTTGAGTTTGTCATGGTTGAAATGCATCATAGAGTTATGTTAGCTACTTGACAACTGGTTGCTGGATATGAGGTAGGACTTTAATTGGGTTTGGTCATTATATAAATACCTATATATAGTTGGAATGCCTTTGGGTTAGCCAAAGGGTTTGTATTCATAAGGACTTGGCTGGAAAATTGATTGCAGTTTGGTTGATATGATTAATGAAGCTTGAAGAGCATGCTATGGCTTTAATACaagtttgttttaaaaaatgctGGTAAAAAATCAGGGTAGATGCAGGAAAAAAGTATGGCAGATCAAAACAATGCAAATTATGCGTTACAGTGTATGGGTGGGATTGTAAATCCAAATCTGGTTATTATTATGATGTTGGGAGTTtggttatt from Carya illinoinensis cultivar Pawnee chromosome 6, C.illinoinensisPawnee_v1, whole genome shotgun sequence includes:
- the LOC122312383 gene encoding protein ALP1-like, which produces MESRKLAALLSSLISELLMLLLLLFPCSNPLSLTSDNNSNSHRNFYSNSNANFLPLIHHFFFSQEISASLTLLSTSRKRKRIHLPERDSRPTDDKENLGLGEVRVEFGPNRSPDSFKNCFRMNSSTFEWLSGLLEPLLECRDPSGSPLNLSAELRLGLGLFRIATGSDYRQLSKQFGVSESVAKFCTKQLCRVLCTDFRFWVTFPAPNELESVATAFQSLTGLPNCCGVLDCARFKIVPKSHVPKSPNDEVQEDRIAAQIVVDSSSKILSIVAGFRGNKGDYEVLKSSTLYKDIEDEMLLNSLSVTINEVAVNQYLVGSGGYPLLPWLMVPYVDALPGSCEENFNKAHGLMRVPALKTIASLKNWGVLSRPIEEEFKNAVAYIGACSMLHNALLMREDYTALWDGSGDCDQSTRCYKDSGLEENLIDSKAYVIRSALARRAKESSD
- the LOC122313491 gene encoding E3 ubiquitin-protein ligase MBR2-like, giving the protein MSHQTSLNNTLDPVERALSNYRVSSGETTFVNTSTHDVLSFSGWNTGEPSSRLNPQNQVNGDGFKIEHGWSSSLNVHSGASPRLEEGRLEVNNILFPGRVNIGLGGSRIRSGPLFMEGSSSNNVPQNVNLNEGYAGNSGNSGGGIESGLGPHRNKSSGAEIEQTSSACGSSTYIETSSGSSSYMVEDSTGGSGSSLGTWGLSCKRKALEGTSGQSYPGGSSNSFPQAENAGWRGGSGGYSSSNSLFILSQDSSDVSPSEQQNLSIGIGIRGGASDAFPSSSVMGNAEIPFRNFVRRPSSGNQQEALPLNLSSTGSNRHSHFFSSHESPRSAPFGDSLDLRPAAVTSASLGGPQSHSHAMHDPGLSGITHPFHWNGASTSRVSGFSNSLNSRERGSSLREEPNLRSITRNATVHPMFEPATDVRNSVNDPTSWSLASRNIGNSDGVTSTTRAGASSSIHMWPNSTWIPHHNPPAQNQLRPSESPWSLFPPIDSESGGRSGHFTSLPSGPSSSSQDAVRSSGSNGQGHHQQYPRSAFLMERQTDDILGMPHSLRALAVDIEGRRRLISEDYMFFDPFIYHGMADVHDMHRDMRLDVDNMSYEELLALEERIGDVSTGLSEDSIFKLMKQRKHLTVAPNPPDLEPCCICQEEYADGDGLGTLDCGHDFHTDCIKQWLMQKNLCPICKTTALLT